Proteins encoded by one window of Dioscorea cayenensis subsp. rotundata cultivar TDr96_F1 chromosome 20, TDr96_F1_v2_PseudoChromosome.rev07_lg8_w22 25.fasta, whole genome shotgun sequence:
- the LOC120251231 gene encoding alpha,alpha-trehalose-phosphate synthase [UDP-forming] 1-like isoform X1 produces MREKKKEREREGKGRSQEWMKLASAGFQTEHMPGNKCGNRNSTRVERLMREHELRKLNRAFNFEEGSSRGEIPWGPGPIEHDAEDEQTPAAAAAAAAVADDDDDDDDDDDEEEEETSEDTSAIPRMNSSQGFCIGRDRTPFKQRLLVVANRLPVSAIRRGEESWSLEISAGGLVSALLGVRDVDAKWIGWAGVNVPDEVGQKALTKALATKRCIPVFLDEEIVHQYYNGYCNNILWPLFHYLGLPQEDRLATTRSFQSQFDAYKRANQMFADVVSQHYEEGDVIWCHDYHLMFLPKCLKEHDRNMKVGWFLHTPFPSSEIHRTLPSRSELLRSVLAADLVGFHTYDYARHFVSACTRILGLEGTPEGVEDQGKMTRVAAFPIGIDSDRFRRALELSTVKERIRELEKRFAGRKVMLGVDRLDMIKGIPQKILAFEKFLEENPSWHDKVVLLQIAVPTRTDVPEYQKLTSQVHEIVGRINGRFGTLTGVPLLHLDRSLDFHALCALYAVTDVALVTSLRDGMNLVSYEFVACQNAKKGVLILSEFAGAAQSLGAGALLVNPWNITEVANSIFIALTMNPEEREKRHRHNFAHVTTHTAQEWAQTFVSELNDTVVEAQIRTRQVPPLLPSQTAVEQYMHAKNRLLILGFNSTLTGSVESSGRRGGDQIKEMELKLHPELKGPLSNLCDDPKTTVVVLSGSDRSVLDDNFGEYHMWLAAENGMFLRRTEGDWMTTMPEHLNMDWVESVKHVFDYFTARTPRSHFEHRETSLVWNYKYADIEFGRLQARDMLQHLWTGPISNAAVDVVQGSRSVEVRSVGVTKGAAIDRILGEIVHSKSMVTPIDYVLCIGHFLGKDEDIYTFFEPELPPESVSSTRAKAADAKAPNDRGPAVKPFNNKSNSKPSHGKTQKVTVGPERKVAMPASPQIGGQFPQEITAWHEGSSVLDLKGENYFSCAVGRKRSNARYLLNSSDDVVMFIKQLAEASNEADGKS; encoded by the exons atgagagaaaaaaaaaaagaaagagaacgAGAAGGAAAAG GGCGGAGTCAGGAGTGGATGAAGCTGGCATCGGCGGGGTTCCAGACCGAACACATGCCGGGCAACAAGTGCGGTAACCGTAACTCAACGCGCGTCGAGCGGTTGATGCGCGAGCACGAGCTGCGGAAACTAAACCGCGCGTTTAACTTCGAGGAAGGGAGTAGCAGGGGTGAGATCCCTTGGGGCCCTGGACCTATTGAGCACGACGCCGAGGACGAACAAACCCcggctgctgctgctgctgctgctgctgttgccgacgacgacgacgacgacgacgacgacgacgacgaggaggaggaggagaccTCTGAGGATACTAGTGCTATTCCACGAATGAACTCCAGCCAGGGCTTCTGTATTGGCAGGGACCGAACTCCTTTCAAGCAACGCTTGCTCGTCGTTGCGAATCGGTTGCCTGTTTCGGCCATCCGTCGTGGGGAGGAATCGTGGTCGCTGGAGATCAGTGCCGGTGGCCTCGTCTCTGCTCTTCTTG GCGTGAGAGATGTTGATGCTAAATGGATTGGATGGGCTGGCGTGAATGTGCCAGATGAGGTTGGGCAGAAAGCCCTTACAAAGGCATTGGCCACAAAG AGATGCATTCCGGTCTTTCTTGATGAAGAAATAGTACATCAGTACTACAATGGCTACTGCAACAATATCCTGTGGCCCCTTTTTCATTACCTTGGGCTCCCTCAAGAAGATCGACTTGCGACCACTCGTAGTTTCCAATCCCAATTTGATGCGTATAAGCGAGCAAACCAGATGTTTGCTGATGTTGTAAGCCAACATTATGAAGAGGGGGATGTGATTTGGTGCCATGACTACCATCTCATGTTTCTTCCAAAATGCTTGAAGGAGCATGATAGAAACATGAAAGTTGGTTGGTTTCTCCACACACCATTCCCCTCGTCGGAAATTCATAGGACCTTGCCATCCCGGTCAGAATTGTTGAGATCTGTTCTTGCAGCTGATTTAGTCGG TTTCCACACATATGACTATGCAAGGCACTTTGTTAGTGCTTGCACAAGAATCCTTGGACTTGAGGGTACACCAGAAGGGGTGGAAGATCAAGGAAAGATGACTCGAGTTGCTGCG TTTCCAATTGGGATAGACTCTGATCGGTTTAGACGAGCTCTTGAACTTTCAACAGTGAAAGAGCGCATCCGTGAGCTGGAGAAAAGATTTGCTGGTCGAAAG GTAATGTTGGGTGTTGATCGTCTTGACATGATAAAAGGGATCCCTCAAAAGATTTTGGCCTTTGAAAAGTTCCTAGAGGAGAATCCATCATGGCATGATAAAGTAGTTCTATTGCAAATTGCTGTACCAACAAGAACAGATGTTCCTGAGT ATCAGAAACTTACCAGTCAGGTCCATGAAATTGTCGGCCGCATAAATGGCCGTTTTGGGACACTAACAGGCGTTCCCTTACTTCATCTG GATCGCTCCCTCGATTTCCATGCATTATGTGCTCTGTATGCTGTTACTG ATGTGGCTCTGGTGACGTCATTGAGAGACGGGATGAATCTTGTGAGCTATGAATTTGTGGCATGCCAAAATGCAAAGAAAGGGGTCCTCATACTTAGTGAG TTCGCTGGAGCAGCACAATCTCTCGGGGCTGGCGCCCTTCTGGTGAACCCATGGAATATCACCGAAGTCGCTAACTCAATTTTCATTGCATTAACCATGAATCCtgaggagagagaaaaaaggCATAGACATAATTTTGCACATGTGACTACACACACAGCTCAAGAGTGGGCACAAACCTTTGTAAG TGAACTGAATGATACTGTAGTTGAGGCTCAAATAAGAACAAGACAAGTTCCACCTTTGCTTCCTTCCCAGACCGCAGTTGAACAATATATGCACGCCAAAAACCGACTACTCATTTTG GGGTTCAATTCAACACTGACAGGATCAGTTGAATCGTCTGGACGAAGAGGAGGTGATCAAATTAAAGAGATGGAGCTGAAATTGCACCCAGAATTAAAAGGCCCTCTAAGTAATCTATGTGATGACCCAAAGACAACTGTTGTTGTACTCAGCGGGAGTGACCGAAGTGTTTTAGATGAT AATTTTGGCGAGTACCATATGTGGCTGGCAGCAGAAAATGGGATGTTTCTGCGCCGGACAGAGGGTGACTGGATGACAACAATGCCAGAGCATTTGAACATGGACTGGGTTGAAAGTGTAAAG CATGTTTTTGACTACTTCACTGCCAGAACACCGAGATCTCATTTTGAACACCGTGAGACTTCACTAGTGTGGAATTACAAGTATGCAG ataTTGAATTTGGAAGGCTTCAAGCAAGGGACATGCTACAACATTTGTGGACAGGCCCAATCTCCAATGCAGCTGTTGATGTTGTCCAAGGTAGTCGATCTGTTGAGGTCCGATCAGTTGGAGTTACCAAG GGTGCCGCAATTGATCGAATATTGGGAGAAATAGTTCACAGCAAAAGCATGGTTACACCAATTGATTATGTTTTGTGCATTGGCCACTTCctaggaaag GATGAAGACATATATACATTTTTCGAGCCAGAGCTTCCTCCTGAATCTGTAAGTTCAACCAGAGCAAAGGCAGCCGATGCTAAGGCTCCCAACGACAGGGGCCCTGCAGTGAAGCCATTTAATAACAAAAGCAACTCAAAGCCATCTCATGGAAAAACACAGAAGGTTACAGTGGGTCCAGAAAGGAAAGTAGCAATGCCTGCTAGTCCCCAAATAGGAGGACAGTTTCCTCAGGAGATTACAGCATGGCATGAAGGATCATCAGTGCTCGATCTGAAAGGCGAGAACTACTTCTCTTGCGCGGTGGGAAGGAAACGCTCGAATGCAAGGTACCTGCTGAACTCATCCGACGATGTCGTTATGTTCATCAAGCAATTGGCTGAAGCAAGCAATGAAGCCGATGGGAAATCATGA
- the LOC120251231 gene encoding alpha,alpha-trehalose-phosphate synthase [UDP-forming] 1-like isoform X2 — MKLASAGFQTEHMPGNKCGNRNSTRVERLMREHELRKLNRAFNFEEGSSRGEIPWGPGPIEHDAEDEQTPAAAAAAAAVADDDDDDDDDDDEEEEETSEDTSAIPRMNSSQGFCIGRDRTPFKQRLLVVANRLPVSAIRRGEESWSLEISAGGLVSALLGVRDVDAKWIGWAGVNVPDEVGQKALTKALATKRCIPVFLDEEIVHQYYNGYCNNILWPLFHYLGLPQEDRLATTRSFQSQFDAYKRANQMFADVVSQHYEEGDVIWCHDYHLMFLPKCLKEHDRNMKVGWFLHTPFPSSEIHRTLPSRSELLRSVLAADLVGFHTYDYARHFVSACTRILGLEGTPEGVEDQGKMTRVAAFPIGIDSDRFRRALELSTVKERIRELEKRFAGRKVMLGVDRLDMIKGIPQKILAFEKFLEENPSWHDKVVLLQIAVPTRTDVPEYQKLTSQVHEIVGRINGRFGTLTGVPLLHLDRSLDFHALCALYAVTDVALVTSLRDGMNLVSYEFVACQNAKKGVLILSEFAGAAQSLGAGALLVNPWNITEVANSIFIALTMNPEEREKRHRHNFAHVTTHTAQEWAQTFVSELNDTVVEAQIRTRQVPPLLPSQTAVEQYMHAKNRLLILGFNSTLTGSVESSGRRGGDQIKEMELKLHPELKGPLSNLCDDPKTTVVVLSGSDRSVLDDNFGEYHMWLAAENGMFLRRTEGDWMTTMPEHLNMDWVESVKHVFDYFTARTPRSHFEHRETSLVWNYKYADIEFGRLQARDMLQHLWTGPISNAAVDVVQGSRSVEVRSVGVTKGAAIDRILGEIVHSKSMVTPIDYVLCIGHFLGKDEDIYTFFEPELPPESVSSTRAKAADAKAPNDRGPAVKPFNNKSNSKPSHGKTQKVTVGPERKVAMPASPQIGGQFPQEITAWHEGSSVLDLKGENYFSCAVGRKRSNARYLLNSSDDVVMFIKQLAEASNEADGKS, encoded by the exons ATGAAGCTGGCATCGGCGGGGTTCCAGACCGAACACATGCCGGGCAACAAGTGCGGTAACCGTAACTCAACGCGCGTCGAGCGGTTGATGCGCGAGCACGAGCTGCGGAAACTAAACCGCGCGTTTAACTTCGAGGAAGGGAGTAGCAGGGGTGAGATCCCTTGGGGCCCTGGACCTATTGAGCACGACGCCGAGGACGAACAAACCCcggctgctgctgctgctgctgctgctgttgccgacgacgacgacgacgacgacgacgacgacgacgaggaggaggaggagaccTCTGAGGATACTAGTGCTATTCCACGAATGAACTCCAGCCAGGGCTTCTGTATTGGCAGGGACCGAACTCCTTTCAAGCAACGCTTGCTCGTCGTTGCGAATCGGTTGCCTGTTTCGGCCATCCGTCGTGGGGAGGAATCGTGGTCGCTGGAGATCAGTGCCGGTGGCCTCGTCTCTGCTCTTCTTG GCGTGAGAGATGTTGATGCTAAATGGATTGGATGGGCTGGCGTGAATGTGCCAGATGAGGTTGGGCAGAAAGCCCTTACAAAGGCATTGGCCACAAAG AGATGCATTCCGGTCTTTCTTGATGAAGAAATAGTACATCAGTACTACAATGGCTACTGCAACAATATCCTGTGGCCCCTTTTTCATTACCTTGGGCTCCCTCAAGAAGATCGACTTGCGACCACTCGTAGTTTCCAATCCCAATTTGATGCGTATAAGCGAGCAAACCAGATGTTTGCTGATGTTGTAAGCCAACATTATGAAGAGGGGGATGTGATTTGGTGCCATGACTACCATCTCATGTTTCTTCCAAAATGCTTGAAGGAGCATGATAGAAACATGAAAGTTGGTTGGTTTCTCCACACACCATTCCCCTCGTCGGAAATTCATAGGACCTTGCCATCCCGGTCAGAATTGTTGAGATCTGTTCTTGCAGCTGATTTAGTCGG TTTCCACACATATGACTATGCAAGGCACTTTGTTAGTGCTTGCACAAGAATCCTTGGACTTGAGGGTACACCAGAAGGGGTGGAAGATCAAGGAAAGATGACTCGAGTTGCTGCG TTTCCAATTGGGATAGACTCTGATCGGTTTAGACGAGCTCTTGAACTTTCAACAGTGAAAGAGCGCATCCGTGAGCTGGAGAAAAGATTTGCTGGTCGAAAG GTAATGTTGGGTGTTGATCGTCTTGACATGATAAAAGGGATCCCTCAAAAGATTTTGGCCTTTGAAAAGTTCCTAGAGGAGAATCCATCATGGCATGATAAAGTAGTTCTATTGCAAATTGCTGTACCAACAAGAACAGATGTTCCTGAGT ATCAGAAACTTACCAGTCAGGTCCATGAAATTGTCGGCCGCATAAATGGCCGTTTTGGGACACTAACAGGCGTTCCCTTACTTCATCTG GATCGCTCCCTCGATTTCCATGCATTATGTGCTCTGTATGCTGTTACTG ATGTGGCTCTGGTGACGTCATTGAGAGACGGGATGAATCTTGTGAGCTATGAATTTGTGGCATGCCAAAATGCAAAGAAAGGGGTCCTCATACTTAGTGAG TTCGCTGGAGCAGCACAATCTCTCGGGGCTGGCGCCCTTCTGGTGAACCCATGGAATATCACCGAAGTCGCTAACTCAATTTTCATTGCATTAACCATGAATCCtgaggagagagaaaaaaggCATAGACATAATTTTGCACATGTGACTACACACACAGCTCAAGAGTGGGCACAAACCTTTGTAAG TGAACTGAATGATACTGTAGTTGAGGCTCAAATAAGAACAAGACAAGTTCCACCTTTGCTTCCTTCCCAGACCGCAGTTGAACAATATATGCACGCCAAAAACCGACTACTCATTTTG GGGTTCAATTCAACACTGACAGGATCAGTTGAATCGTCTGGACGAAGAGGAGGTGATCAAATTAAAGAGATGGAGCTGAAATTGCACCCAGAATTAAAAGGCCCTCTAAGTAATCTATGTGATGACCCAAAGACAACTGTTGTTGTACTCAGCGGGAGTGACCGAAGTGTTTTAGATGAT AATTTTGGCGAGTACCATATGTGGCTGGCAGCAGAAAATGGGATGTTTCTGCGCCGGACAGAGGGTGACTGGATGACAACAATGCCAGAGCATTTGAACATGGACTGGGTTGAAAGTGTAAAG CATGTTTTTGACTACTTCACTGCCAGAACACCGAGATCTCATTTTGAACACCGTGAGACTTCACTAGTGTGGAATTACAAGTATGCAG ataTTGAATTTGGAAGGCTTCAAGCAAGGGACATGCTACAACATTTGTGGACAGGCCCAATCTCCAATGCAGCTGTTGATGTTGTCCAAGGTAGTCGATCTGTTGAGGTCCGATCAGTTGGAGTTACCAAG GGTGCCGCAATTGATCGAATATTGGGAGAAATAGTTCACAGCAAAAGCATGGTTACACCAATTGATTATGTTTTGTGCATTGGCCACTTCctaggaaag GATGAAGACATATATACATTTTTCGAGCCAGAGCTTCCTCCTGAATCTGTAAGTTCAACCAGAGCAAAGGCAGCCGATGCTAAGGCTCCCAACGACAGGGGCCCTGCAGTGAAGCCATTTAATAACAAAAGCAACTCAAAGCCATCTCATGGAAAAACACAGAAGGTTACAGTGGGTCCAGAAAGGAAAGTAGCAATGCCTGCTAGTCCCCAAATAGGAGGACAGTTTCCTCAGGAGATTACAGCATGGCATGAAGGATCATCAGTGCTCGATCTGAAAGGCGAGAACTACTTCTCTTGCGCGGTGGGAAGGAAACGCTCGAATGCAAGGTACCTGCTGAACTCATCCGACGATGTCGTTATGTTCATCAAGCAATTGGCTGAAGCAAGCAATGAAGCCGATGGGAAATCATGA